Part of the Thermodesulforhabdaceae bacterium genome is shown below.
AGTTCTTTAGAATCTGGTAGTTCGTTGAGTCGATATTTTAGTTCTTCTTGGGGTATGTTTACCCATCGGGAGCCAAACCTTTCGACGTAAGGATTAGCATTAGCGGGAGATCTAACGTCCAGAACACACACATCACTTGGGGAAGCTTCCTCCGATCCAAAAAAAACCGAACAGAATTCTTCCGGATCTATCGTAACGTTAAGTCCTTCTATTATGTTTTCTGCCACATTTGCTATAGCGTTTACAATGTCCATAGCCGAAGCAAAAGGTGGACTGTAAGCAACTTCCATGTTGGAGAGAGCCTCAAGGGTTGCTTTATGGGCAATCAGCGAAGCCACTACATTGATTCTCCCAACAACGGCATCCCCGTTTTTGCCTATACCCTGAACCCCCAGAATGCGGCGGCTTTTCCTATCCGCTACAAGCGCCATATACATGAGTTCTTGAGTAGGATAAAAATGAGCTCGATCCGATTGAACAACATAAGCGCACACTGGATCGAAACCTTCGGCTTTAGCTCTCTCATAGCTTATACCGGCTGAAGCAACAGCTATATCGAAAATTTTTACGACAAAGCTCCCAACCGTTCCGTCAAAGGTGGCGTATCCTCCCGCTATATTGGTTCCAATGACGCGCCCCTGTCGATTGGCGAGGGAGCCCTGAGGAAAATGAACCAGCTTGCCTGTCACCAAATGAGGAATTTCTATGCAGTCACCACCAGCATATATGAATGGGTCAGATGTTTGAAGTCTTCTGTTTACAACAATACCTCCCCGGGGAGTTACCAAAAGGCCCGCTTTTCGAGCCAGTTCTCCGTTCGGTTCTACTCCTACTGCCGTAATAACAAGATCGGCGGAAAAAGAATTTTTGTTCGTTATAACATGATATGTTTCGTTATCTTTTTCTATCTTTGTTACGCTTTCATCGAGATGAACGGATACACCATGTTCTTCCATATGTTTTTTGATAATGCTAGCCATGGTTGGCTCAACAATGCCGGGAAGTAGCTGTGGCATGATCTCAATTACGGTCG
Proteins encoded:
- a CDS encoding FAD-dependent oxidoreductase, which translates into the protein MKKRVVIIGAVALGPKVACRLRRLDPEAEVLLIDQDEYISYGGCGIPYFVSGEVSDVKELMSTSFHMVRSPQFFRDVKEVEVRTQTRAIDIDRRKKEILVEDLSKGSQETIPYDFLVIATGSKPRKPTIPGSDLPGVMTVSNLHDAIAIRDRIAKGEVGTAIIIGGGAIGCEMAEALTDLWGVETTVIEIMPQLLPGIVEPTMASIIKKHMEEHGVSVHLDESVTKIEKDNETYHVITNKNSFSADLVITAVGVEPNGELARKAGLLVTPRGGIVVNRRLQTSDPFIYAGGDCIEIPHLVTGKLVHFPQGSLANRQGRVIGTNIAGGYATFDGTVGSFVVKIFDIAVASAGISYERAKAEGFDPVCAYVVQSDRAHFYPTQELMYMALVADRKSRRILGVQGIGKNGDAVVGRINVVASLIAHKATLEALSNMEVAYSPPFASAMDIVNAIANVAENIIEGLNVTIDPEEFCSVFFGSEEASPSDVCVLDVRSPANANPYVERFGSRWVNIPQEELKYRLNELPDSKELILVCNSGARSYEVLRQIQSKVGKEARNLQGGVAILKMGGMLDLGEEE